A window of the Ipomoea triloba cultivar NCNSP0323 chromosome 14, ASM357664v1 genome harbors these coding sequences:
- the LOC116003940 gene encoding uncharacterized protein LOC116003940 yields MLYAKRLFQQFLVDAYTMVESSRLLYIRNNQKALRCEAYKCLSDALTRGEVDTSNQGKRIILPSSFTCGARYMIQNYQDAMAICRHKGYPNLFITFTCNPKWPEIQRYMKKCNLNAEDRPDIVCRVFQMKLDSLVKEIRTGNLFGVVTAVVYTIEFQKRGLPHAHILIFLERTTTLSTASCMDSFISAEIPDKEVDKEYYNAVEEFMIHGPCGLYKPNSPCMVNKKCSKHFPKRFVSISSWDDDGYPIYRRRENGRTVLKNGVQLDSRYVVPHNRYLLLKYKAHINVEWCNQSRSIKYLFKYVNKGNDRVTAEFYRSTNADGSTDAVDEISMYYDCRYISACEAAWRLLSFDVHFRHPSVERLSFHLPECQSVIFEDDDKIQNVLNRPTISHSMFTAWFDANKTYDSAKQLAYIDMPTKFVWKKNLRQWQPRKRGFSIGRIFYVPPGSGEIYYLRCLLNVVRGPTNFEDIKSFQGVTYTSFRDACYARGLLDDDKEYIDAITEASHWSTAKSMRKLFVILLASKMVNKPENVWNAVWNYLAEDAQYNRRLAMQDEGLCLSEEEKKNFALIEIERLLQTYNKSLKDFPEMPLPNFQDAFLADNRLLFDELSYDRNALHHESQQMEKQLTDEQKVVYDTIIKDVLQQHGGMYFVYGYGGTGKTFVWKAISAKIRSKGDIVLNVASSGIASLLLPGGRTAHSRFAIPIVLNEDSTCNITQGSHLAELITMAKLIIWDEAPMMHKHCFEALDRTMRDIMRVKDARSHSKTFGGKTVVFGGDFRQILPVIPKGSRQDIVQATINSSYLWESCKVLRLTKNLRNGMLADMHTPEFLNGLKASGIPNHTLTLKVGSPVMLLRNIDHSLGLCNGTRLVITRLSDHVVEAKIAAGNNAGEIVLIPRMSMTPTDIRLPFKFQRRQFPLMLSYAMTINKSQGQTLSHVGLLLRKPVFVHGQLYVAASRGIMISLLQDLSDDGSFIGNHCGSQQPPTPFCSTASPAASAPDGGLDGSLDEHTEMQR; encoded by the exons ATGCTATATGCCAAGAGGCTTTTTCAACAGTTCCTGGTTGATGCTTACACCATGGTGGAATCGAGCAGACTATTATACATTCGTAACAATCAGAAGGCTTTAAGATGTGAAGCTTATAAATGCCTCTCTGATGCATTGACTAGAGGAGAAGTTGATACATCCAATCAAGGGAAGCGAATCATACTACCTTCAAGTTTCACTTGCGGAGCTAGATACATGATCCAAAATTACCAAGATGCCATGGCCATTTGTAGACACAAGGGTTATCCAAATCTTTTCATCACATTCACGTGTAACCCGAAGTGGCCTGAAATACAGAGATACATGAAGAAGTGCAATTTAAATGCAGAGGATCGACCTGACATTGTTTGTCGGGTCTTTCAAATGAAATTGGATTCATTGGTTAAGGAGATACGCACAGGAAATCTATTTGGTGTCGTAACTGCAG TTGTTTATACCATCGAATTCCAGAAGCGTGGTTTACCACATGCACACATTCTTATCTTCTTAGAAAGAACCACTACATTGTCTACAGCATCGTGCATGGACAGCTTCATTTCTGCGGAAATCCCAGACAAAGAAGTGGACAAAGAGTATTACAATGCTGTGGAAGAGTTTATGATTCATGGACCATGTGGACTTTACAAACCTAACTCGCCATGTATGGTGAACAAGAAATGTTCAAAACACTTCCCGAAGAGATTTGTGAGTATATCTTCTTGGGACGATGATGGCTACCCAATATACCGTCGCCGTGAAAATGGTAGGACTGTCCTGAAGAATGGTGTCCAATTAGACAGTAGGTATGTCGTACCACACAATAGATATCTACTTCTCAAGTACAAGGCGCACATTAATGTTGAATGGTGTAACCAATCACGGTCGATCAAATACCTATTTAAATATGTCAATAAAGGGAATGACAGGGTAACAGCAGAGTTTTATAGGAGTACAAATGCTGATGGATCAACCGATGCTGTGGACGAGATAAGTATGTACTACGATTGTCGCTACATATCAGCATGCGAAGCTGCATGGCGACTACTTAGCTTTGATGTGCATTTCAGACACCCTTCTGTTGAAAGACTAAGCTTTCACCTGCCAGAATGCCAGTCTGTTATATTTGAGGATGATGACAAGATACAAAACGTGCTTAATAGGCCGACAATAAGTCATAGCATGTTCACTGCTTGGTTTGACGCTAACAAGACATATGATTCTGCTAAACAATTAGCTTACATTGACATGCCAACAAAGTTTGTCTGGAAGAAAAACCTCAGACAGTGGCAACCAAGGAAAAGGGGATTCTCGATTGGTCGGATATTTTATGTGCCTCCAGGAAGCGGTGAGATATATTACTTGAGATGTCTGCTCAATGTTGTTCGAGGCCCAACAAATTTTGAAGACATCAAGTCCTTCCAGGGTGTGACATACACAAGTTTTCGAGATGCATGTTATGCAAGGGGGTTGTTAGACGATGATAAAGAATACATTGACGCAATTACTGAAGCAAGTCACTGGTCCACTGCCAAATCAATGCGTAAACTCTTTGTCATTTTACTTGCATCCAAAATGGTCAATAAGCCGGAAAATGTGTGGAATGCAGTATGGAACTACTTAGCTGAAGATGCACAATATAACAGGCGGTTAGCAATGCAGGATGAAG GTCTGTGCTTATCTgaggaagaaaagaagaattttgCATTGATTGAAATAGAGCGGTTGTTACAAACCTACAATAAGTCTTTAAAAGACTTTCCTGAGATGCCACTTCCGAACTTTCAAGATGCATTTCTTGCTGACAATCGCCTGCTATTCGATGAGCTGTCCTATGATCGCAATGCATTACACCATGAAAGCCAACAAATGGAAAAGCAATTAACTGATGAACAAAAAGTTGTTTATGATACAATCATAAAAGATGTCTTACAACAGCATGGTggtatgtattttgtgtatggATATGGCGGTACAGGGAAAACATTTGTATGGAAGGCAATTTCTGCAAAAATCAGATCAAAGGGAGACATTGTATTAAATGTTGCATCAAGTGGTATCGCCTCATTGCTATTACCAGGTGGAAGAACAGCCCACTCGCGGTTTGCAATTCCCATTGTTTTGAATGAAGATTCTACGTGCAACATTACTCAAGGAAGCCATCTTGCTGAACTTATTACCATGGCCAAGCTAAttatatgggatgaagcacccaTGATGCACAAACACTGCTTCGAAGCTCTTGATAGGACAATGCGCGATATCATGAGGGTTAAAGATGCGCGCAGCCACAGTAAAACATTTGGAGGCAAGACAGTTGTATTTGGGGGTGATTTCAGACAGATTCTTCCAGTGATCCCAAAAGGGTCACGGCAAGATATTGTTCAAGCAACAATAAACTCTTCTTACTTGTGGGAATCATGCAAAGTGTTGAGGTTAACAAAGAATCTCC GTAATGGGATGTTAGCTGACATGCACACTCCGGAATTTCTCAATGGTCTTAAAGCTTCAGGAATACCTAACCATACGTTGACTTTAAAGGTGGGATCCCCTGTAATGCTTTTGAGGAACATAGATCATTCACTTGGTCTATGTAATGGAACAAGGCTGGTCATTACAAGGTTATCAGATCATGTAGTTGAGGCAAAGATCGCTGCTGGGAACAATGCTGGTGAAATAGTACTCATTCCAAGAATGTCGATGACACCTACCGACATACGATTGCcgttcaaatttcaaagaaggCAATTCCCTTTGATgttgtcatatgcaatgactataaacaaaagccagGGTCAAACATTGTCACATGTGGGGTTGCTTTTAAGGAAGCCAGTGTTTGTCCACGGCCAGCTGTATGTTGCTGCATCAAGA GGGATAATGATCTCTCTCTTGCAAGATCTCTCCGACGACGGCTCCTTCATAGGCAACCACTGTGGATCTCAGCAGCCGCCGACGCCATTTTGCTCCACCGCCTCCCCTGCTGCCAGCGCACCAGACGGCGGTTTGGATGGATCCCTTGACGAACATACGGAGATGCAGCGCTGA